A stretch of the Malus domestica chromosome 08, GDT2T_hap1 genome encodes the following:
- the LOC139198332 gene encoding uncharacterized protein, giving the protein MPQVHNQKNTREPCQQLKRMKVTRVTNSRIAIEYDKRHWAAPTAEQHSALVHDIGHVVRTFCLMWWKSWKVMPEEVKNTTNYNFDAINKDMLAYLNRLFSERYKQWKSDL; this is encoded by the exons ATGCCTCAGGTACACAACCAG AAAAACACCCGGGAACCTTGTCAGCAATTGAAGAGGATGAAGGTCACTCGGGTGACCAACAGTCGTATCGCAATCGAATACGATAAGCGACATTGGGCAGCACCAACGGCGGAGCAACATAGTGCATTGGTCCATGACATTGGGCACGTCGTGCGGACGTTTTGCCTTATGTGGTGGAAGTCTTGGAAGGTGATGCCAGAGGAGGTGAAGAACACG ACAAACTACAATTTCGATGCCATCAACAAGGACATGTTGGCATACCTCAATCGGCTCTTCTCCGAACGCTACAAGCAGTGGAAGAGTGACCTGTAG